Sequence from the Lasioglossum baleicum chromosome 9, iyLasBale1, whole genome shotgun sequence genome:
GCGTTCCTCGTCACCTCGGTTCGATCGGTTCGCCTCAACGTCGTCGGGAGTTTGATTACCGAGTCGCTGTCTTTCGTCGATCGCTTACCCTTTCGTTACATTTGTCGCGCATCGATAACGAACGTCTCGACCGCGAGACCGTAGCGTTTCTCCTGTTTTACGTGTTCGGCGCTCCCCTCCCCCCGAGGCCGACTCGGTTTTCCCCTGCGAACGCAGGGATATCGTAGGACGCGTGTACGTTGACGCGTATAATTGCCCTCGTAGATGACATCGGTTACAGCGGAACCGTTCACGGACGATGCCACGGCCGAGAATGTCTGGGAAACCGTGCTGGGATCCCCGCGGTACGTGGTCGCGCCGATGGTCGACGCCAGCGAATTGCCGTGGAGATTGCTGAGTCGGCGACACGGTGCTCAACTATGTTACACGCCGATGCTTCACTCTTCGGTGTTCCGCAGAGATCCCAAGTATCGGCGGGAAGCTCTAGCTAGCACCGGCGAAGATCGGCCTTTAATCGTACAGGTAGTTCCACTTAACTCGAACCTTGAAGACAACGAGGGATCTTATCGCTCGGTTATTTTTCTTCCAGTTCTGCGGCAACGAGCCGAACGTGTTGCTGGAGGCGGCGCTTTTAGCAGAACCCTACTGCGACGCTGTAGACGTAAACATAGGTTGTCCTCAGGCTATCGCGAAACGTGGTCGCTACGGTGCCTTTCTGCAAGACGACTGGGACTTGCTGCAACGAATCGGTCGGTAGAACTCGCGAAAACTCCAGGGAATTCTTTTATCTTTATCCGTCTTTCTCTGTACAGTGAGTACTTTGAGCAACGGACTCCGTGTGCCCGTGACTTGCAAGCTGCGAGTGTTCCCGGAAATCGAGAAAACGGTCGAGTACGCTCGCATGCTCGAAGCTGCGGGAGCGCGATTGCTCACCGTACACGGACGTACCAGGGAGCAGAAAGGACCGTTGACTGGTGTGGCCTCTTGGGATCATATCAAAGCTGTCAGGTATCACTTATCTCGAACTCGATCCCGATTCCCATCGGTTTACTCGACtctctattttcttcgaaactttAGGGAAGCCGTCGCTATTCCGGTATTCGCCAACGGCAACATTCAATACCTGCAAGACGTTGAAAGGTGCATAGAAGAAACCGGTGTACAGGCGGTGATGTCGGCGGAAGGGAATCTTTATAATCCGTACATATTCGAGGCACGTTATCCGGCCAGCTGGGAGGCAGCGCTCGAATATTTGGATCTGGTAGAACGATATCCCGCCCCGGCCTCTTACATCCGCGGTCACCTCTTCAAATTGTTCCATCACACGTACGTATCGTCTCTTCTTTTTATTGCAATCTTCTTCGTATTCTTTGTCGTCTTACTTTCGTCGCGTCCGGCATTCTTTTAACCGGAGAGTAGACTTTCTTTACCAGAGAATAAAGAGGAAAGGGAAAACTTGGCACAGAACTCTACCATGGAATCGTTCAGAAGTGTGGTGTACGCTTTAAGGGATCGTTATTTGCCCTATCACGAAGGCCGTCTCGCGTGGCACGAACAGACCAACGGTACGGtatactatatatacatatacttacaTTTTAAATAGTTATATCGATGTGAGACGGATCCCGTTCCTTTGTCGTTGTAGACTACAATTTGAAGCTGCCGCCGTGGTTGTGTCAGCCGTACGTGCGCAGTTCTCCGGAAGAAAAAGAGACGTCGTTGTCAACCCTTGAAACGGTTGGTCTCCTTGTTTTGCTAATTCTTGTTttatctctctcactctctctcgtgATCTTATAGGACGATACCGCGAAGAGAAAATTTACGGACGAGGACGGCAACGAAATATCGCGGAAACGCTTGAAAAAGCTTCGACGAATCGCACGGCGTCCCAACAGGCCAACAACAGTCGTCGCGAAGAGAGGGTTCAATTTCTGCCGCGATTGTCCGAATCCAGTGGTTCGTAAAACATAGTTTTCCATTGTATGTACCGGCTAAAGAGAATTAGCACTCGATTCCAACGATTTGCCGTCTCTCGTCCCCGCAGGGTTTCAAGTGCGTGTACACGTTGTGCAGGCAGTGCTGCAGAAACAAATGTTTCACGGAGAATTTGGACTGCGCCGGACATAGGAACTTGACTAAAACGAGAAGACAGATGGCAGTAGATTTTGCTGCGAAGAGGAATACTATCGACGATACAATATCGCTTTGCAAATAATAAAGAAACTTTGTGGAAATACGCGTCAGTTGTGTTTTTGCGTGCAAATCGTGCGCGCGAATAAAAATCAGTTTAACGTTTCTATCGAAAACGTTGATTCGAAGAGATAATCCTTTTCACGTCGTTGCATCGACAACGATTGTAACAAAtaactatttttatttacacGTTACACTATTTTACAAAATACTTTTGGTGAAAATCATCGATCGCTGAACACGACCGTTCCACACAGAGACTCGTGTGTCTAAAGTCGGTGTCAACGATACGAATTGGACTACAGCGCAACGATGTTAAACTTTGTCAACGACGCGGTCAGACCGCTCTGCTTTTCATCGACGATCAGAGCATCCTTTTGCGTTTTCTCGCTGAACCAGTGCTTTTTGTTTACCAGTAGAAGAATCATGAGCGTAGGCAAATGGATCAGCGAAAAGCGGAATAGTTTCCGCGAGCTTCCACTGTCCGAGTGCTTGTAAAAATTTCGGGCTGGAAAGGGGGAAACGACAGATGTATAGAGAGATATACAGGTGTGGTTTGGATAATAATACATGCGCATAATAATATCGTAGGCGTACCTAAATAGAGGAAGTACAGGTTGAGGGGTGTCGACTCCAAGGCGAACCACCAGTTGGTAACGTCAAACGCGGGTGCCAAATAGCACAGACCCGTTAGTATGGCGGTATAACGTAACGCTGTCTTACGGCACAGCTTTGGATCGGTAACGGCCATCATTCTGTAACCAGCCCGAGAATAATCTGGTCTCAAATTCCATGATAAAGCGTTGAAATGGGGAAACTGCCATGCATACAGCAAACCAGACATGATCCAGGCACCCGGTGAGGCGACGTCACCGACGCAAGCTGCCCAACCCATTAACGGTGGTATCGCTCCAACTGAACAGGCACGGGGCATCTTCGATTAAGTACAGTCAAACAACTTTGAATGAGCACGTTCTGCGACTGCCATGGAAGGATACTGATCACCGTCGCACTTACCAATCGATCCGACCCAGGTATTCaatatactaattcgtttcatCGGAGTATAAATTAAAGTGTAAAGAACCAAATTGGCTGCTCCGAGTGCCGCGGTTAGACCATTCACTTCGCTGTATAGTAGGGATAGCCCACTGATGCCAGATACTGTTGCGAACATTATAGCATGGCCCGGCCTGAagaaaaatttcgttgaaaCTAATTTCGTTAAAATCAAGTCCACCCCTGTATACTATACTTACGTCAAATATCCTCTAACC
This genomic interval carries:
- the Dus1 gene encoding dihydrouridine synthase 1; translation: MRNESTRGIVSRWCSAENAFITPERRKHRRVHGLQLPLHPQQVIGWIVILVIAINTFAVLTPQLEPSLRPVLSSLIAILFFAHFCSHLTVLLLDPADPRVRAQPANKVLPEFDRTKHARVIENGRCHLCNITTDSKRTKHCSICNKCVARFDHHCKWLNNCIGARNYSAFLICLISAILASLSVAGLSATELTLSFFSSREARASMENATAATSTTMPRAALSIAPVSDTVSILLISAIGILSAIAAILLIHLCFFHGYIACLGLTTYEYVRKKRARHTAAAAATTSVTTTAAITANAAAATANATVSNNSSSTTNIDVTAVEINRFPSNRRDRAKLETNSRPRILDRRADSDENESDRMTSVTAEPFTDDATAENVWETVLGSPRYVVAPMVDASELPWRLLSRRHGAQLCYTPMLHSSVFRRDPKYRREALASTGEDRPLIVQFCGNEPNVLLEAALLAEPYCDAVDVNIGCPQAIAKRGRYGAFLQDDWDLLQRIVSTLSNGLRVPVTCKLRVFPEIEKTVEYARMLEAAGARLLTVHGRTREQKGPLTGVASWDHIKAVREAVAIPVFANGNIQYLQDVERCIEETGVQAVMSAEGNLYNPYIFEARYPASWEAALEYLDLVERYPAPASYIRGHLFKLFHHTLSLPENKEERENLAQNSTMESFRSVVYALRDRYLPYHEGRLAWHEQTNDYNLKLPPWLCQPYVRSSPEEKETSLSTLETDDTAKRKFTDEDGNEISRKRLKKLRRIARRPNRPTTVVAKRGFNFCRDCPNPVGFKCVYTLCRQCCRNKCFTENLDCAGHRNLTKTRRQMAVDFAAKRNTIDDTISLCK
- the Cox10 gene encoding cytochrome c oxidase assembly factor 10 isoform X1, with the protein product MVFVFCSIRTTRNISCFSQLLRFPVATYSKQAAPVAKTSPSFPRQRSLTASKSLQPQIFPPQVTSVHDVGKPIGIENDSIVVRKDDCSKKELEWRYMELESDKLRKHCLMLSKIRLTSLVVVTTMAGYVLAPGSFDAYTFAACSIGTGLCSATANAINQFFEVPFDAQMSRTKNRVLVRGYLTPGHAIMFATVSGISGLSLLYSEVNGLTAALGAANLVLYTLIYTPMKRISILNTWVGSIVGAIPPLMGWAACVGDVASPGAWIMSGLLYAWQFPHFNALSWNLRPDYSRAGYRMMAVTDPKLCRKTALRYTAILTGLCYLAPAFDVTNWWFALESTPLNLYFLYLARNFYKHSDSGSSRKLFRFSLIHLPTLMILLLVNKKHWFSEKTQKDALIVDEKQSGLTASLTKFNIVAL
- the Cox10 gene encoding cytochrome c oxidase assembly factor 10 isoform X2 — its product is MVFVFCSIRTTRNISCFSQLLRFPVATYSKQAAPVAKTSPSFPRQRSLTASKSLQPQIFPPQVTSVHDVGKPIGIENDSIVVRKDDCSKKELEWRYMELESDKLRKHCLMLSKIRLTSLVVVTTMAGYVLAPGSFDAYTFAACSIGTGLCSATANAINQFFEVPFDAQMSRTKNRVLVRGYLTPGHAIMFATVSGISGLSLLYSEVNGLTAALGAANLVLYTLIYTPMKRISILNTWVGSIVGAIPPLMGWAACVGDVASPGAWIMSGLLMMAVTDPKLCRKTALRYTAILTGLCYLAPAFDVTNWWFALESTPLNLYFLYLARNFYKHSDSGSSRKLFRFSLIHLPTLMILLLVNKKHWFSEKTQKDALIVDEKQSGLTASLTKFNIVAL